One genomic window of Leopardus geoffroyi isolate Oge1 chromosome C3, O.geoffroyi_Oge1_pat1.0, whole genome shotgun sequence includes the following:
- the THBS3 gene encoding thrombospondin-3 isoform X1, which yields METQELRGALALLLLCTFACASQDLQVIDLLTVGESRQMTAVAEKIRTALLTAGDIYLLSTFRLPPKQGGVLFGLYSRQDNTRWLEASVVGKINKVLVRYQREDGKVHAVNLQQAGLADGRTHTALLRLRGPSRPSLALQLYVDCKLGDQHAGLPGLAPIPPAEVDGLEIRTGQKAYLRMQGFVESMKMILGGSMARVGALSECPFQGDESIHRAVTSALHSILGEQTKALVTQLTLFNQILVELRDDIRDQVKEMSLIRNTIMECQVCGFHEQRSHCSPNPCFRGVDCMEVYEYPGYRCGPCPPGLQGNGTHCSDINECAHADPCFPGVSCINTMPGFRCEACPQGYKGTRVSGVGIDYARASKQVCQDIDECSDGNNGGCDPNSICTNTVGSFKCGPCRLGFVGNQSQGCVPARTCHSPAHSPCHVHAHCLFERNGAVSCSCNVGWAGNGNVCGTDTDIDGYPDQALPCMDNNKHCKQDNCLLTPNSGQEDADNDGVGDQCDDDADGDGIKNVEDNCRLFPNKDQQNSDTDSFGDACDNCPNVPNNDQKDTDGNGEGDACDNDVDGDGIPNGLDNCPKVPNPLQTDRDEDGVGDACDSCPEMSNPTQTDADSDLVGDVCDTNEDSDGDGHQDTKDNCPQLPNSSQLDSDNDGLGDECDGDDDNDGIPDYVPPGPDNCRLVPNPNQKDSDGNGVGDVCEDDFDNDAVVDPLDVCPESAEVTLTDFRAYQTVVLDPEGDAQIDPNWVVLNQGMEIVQTMNSDPGLAVGYTAFNGVDFEGTFHVNTVTDDDYAGFLFSYQDSGRFYVVMWKQTEQTYWQATPFRAVAQPGLQLKAVTSVSGPGEHLRNALWHTGHTPDQVRLLWTDPRNVGWRDKTSYRWQLLHRPQVGYIRVKLYEGPQLVADSGVIIDTAMRGGRLGVFCFSQENIIWSNLQYRCNDTVPEDFEPFRRQLLQGRA from the exons ATGGAGACGCAGGAACTTCGGGGGGCCCTggctcttctcctcctctgcacTTTCGCATGTGCCAGTCAGGACCTGCAGG TGATTGACCTGCTGACTGTGGGCGAGTCTCGGCAGATGACCGCTGTGGCAGAGAAGATCCGGACCGCCCTGCTCACTGCTGGGGACATCTACCTCTTGTCCACCTTCCGCCTGCCCCCCAAACAGGGTGGTGTGCTCTTTGGCCTCTACTCTCGGCAGGACAACACACGATGGCTGGAGGCCTCTGTTGTGGGCAAAATCAACAAAG TGCTGGTGCGGTACCAGCGGGAGGACGGCAAGGTCCACGCCGTGAACCTGCAGCAGGCGGGCCTGGCCGACGGGCGCACGCACACGGCTCTCCTGCGACTCCGAGGTCCCTCCCGACCCAGCCTCGCCCTGCAGCTCTACGTGGACTGCAAACTGGGTGACCAGCACGCCGGGCTCCCAGGGCTGGCCCCCATTCCTCCAGCGGAGGTGGATGGGCTGGAGATTAGGACCGGACAGAAGGCTTATTTGAGGATGCAG GGCTTTGTGGAGTCTATGAAAATGATTCTGGGCGGGTCCATGGCCCGGGTGGGAGCCCTGAGTGAGTGTCCGTTCCAGGGGGACGAGTCCATCCACAGAGCAG TGACCAGCGCGCTCCATTCCATCCTAG GGGAGCAGACCAAGGCGCTGGTCACCCAGCTCACCCTCTTCAACCAGATCCTGGTGGAGCTGCGGGATGACATCCGAGACCAG GTGAAGGAAATGTCCCTGATCCGAAACACCATCATGGAGTGTCAGGTGTGCG GCTTCCACGAGCAGCGTTCGCACTGCAGCCCCAACCCCTGCTTCCGCGGCGTGGACTGCATGGAGGTGTACGAGTACCCCGGCTACCGCTGCGGGCCCTGCCCCCCCGGCCTGCAGGGAAATGGCACCCACTGCAGCGACATCAATGAG TGTGCCCACGCGGACCCTTGTTTTCCTGGCGTCAGCTGCATCAACACCATGCCCGGCTTCCGCTGTGAGGCCTGTCCCCAGGGCTACAAAGGCACGCGGGTGTCCGGTGTGGGTATTGACTACGCCCGCGCCAGCAAACAG GTCTGCCAGGACATCGACGAATGCAGTGACGGTAACAACGGTGGCTGCGACCCCAACTCTATCTGCACCAACACTGTG GGTTCCTTCAAGTGTGGTCCCTGTCGCCTGGGCTTTGTGGGCAACCAGAGCCAGGGCTGTGTCCCCGCCCGCACCTGCCACAGCCCAGCCCACAGCCCCTGCCACGTCCACGCACACTGTCTCTTTGAACGCAACGGGGCCGTGTCCTGCTCG TGTAACGTGGGCTGGGCCGGGAACGGGAACGTGTGTGGGACCGACACGGACATCGACGGCTACCCGGACCAGGCCCTGCCCTGCATGGACAACAACAAACATTGCAAGCAG GACAATTGCCTTTTGACCCCCAACTCTGGCCAGGAAGATGCTGATAACGATGGCGTGGGGGACCAGTGCGACGATGATGCCGATGGCGATGGGATCAAGAATGTCGAG GACAACTGCCGGCTCTTCCCCAACAAGGACCAGCAGAACTCAGATACAGATTCATTCGGGGATGCCTGTGACAACTGCCCCAACGTTCCCAACAATGACCAGAAGGACACGGATGGCAACGGGGAAGGGGATGCCTGTGACAACGACGTGGACGGGGACG GTATCCCCAACGGACTGGACAATTGCCCTAAAGTCCCCAACCCCCTGCAGACAGACAGGGATGAGGACGGGGTGGGAGATGCGTGTGACAGCTGCCCTGAAATGAGCAATCCCACTCAG ACAGACGCAGACAGCGACCTGGTGGGGGATGTCTGTGACACCAACGAGGACAG CGACGGGGATGGACATCAGGACACCAAGGACAACTGCCCACAGCTGCCAAACAGCTCCCAGCTGGACTCCGACAACGACGGCCTTGGAGATGAGTGTGACGGGGACGATGACAACGATGGGATCCCAGATTATGTGCCTCCTGGTCCCGACAACTGTCGCCTGGTTCCCAATCCCAATCAGAAGGACTCAGATG GCAATGGCGTTGGTGACGTGTGTGAGGATGACTTTGACAATGATGCGGTGGTTGACCCCCTGGACGTGTGTCCCGAAAGTGCGGAGGTGACCCTCACGGATTTTCGGGCCTATCAGACGGTTGTCCTGGATCCTGAGGGTGATGCCCAGATTGACCCAAACTGGGTGGTGCTCAACCAG GGCATGGAAATCGTTCAGACCATGAACAGTGACCCCGGCCTGGCCGTTG GATACACAGCCTTCAACGGTGTGGACTTCGAAGGCACCTTCCACGTGAACACGGTCACAGATGACGACTACGCAGGCTTTCTCTTCAGCTATCAGGACAGCGGCCGCTTCTACGTGGTCATGTGGAAGCAGACGGAGCAGACGTATTGGCAGGCCACCCCTTTCCGGGCGGTGGCTCAGCCCGGGCTGCAGCTCAAG GCAGTGACATCCGTGTCTGGCCCAGGTGAACATCTCCGGAATGCCCTGTGGCATACCGGCCACACCCCCGATCAGGTGCGACTGCTGTGGACTGACCCCCGGAACGTGGGCTGGCGGGACAAGACCTCCTACCGCTGGCAGCTACTGCACCGGCCTCAAGTCGGCTACATTCG GGTGAAGCTCTATGAGGGCCCTCAGCTGGTGGCAGACTCCGGGGTGATCATTGACACGGCCATGCGAGGGGGGCGCCTTGGCGTATTCTGCTTCTCCCAAGAAAACATCATTTGGTCCAATCTCCAGTATCGATGCAATG ACACCGTGCCCGAGGACTTCGAGCCATTCCGGAGGCAGCTGCTCCAGGGAAGAGCGTGA
- the THBS3 gene encoding thrombospondin-3 isoform X3 has translation MIDLLTVGESRQMTAVAEKIRTALLTAGDIYLLSTFRLPPKQGGVLFGLYSRQDNTRWLEASVVGKINKVLVRYQREDGKVHAVNLQQAGLADGRTHTALLRLRGPSRPSLALQLYVDCKLGDQHAGLPGLAPIPPAEVDGLEIRTGQKAYLRMQGFVESMKMILGGSMARVGALSECPFQGDESIHRAVTSALHSILGEQTKALVTQLTLFNQILVELRDDIRDQVKEMSLIRNTIMECQVCGFHEQRSHCSPNPCFRGVDCMEVYEYPGYRCGPCPPGLQGNGTHCSDINECAHADPCFPGVSCINTMPGFRCEACPQGYKGTRVSGVGIDYARASKQVCQDIDECSDGNNGGCDPNSICTNTVGSFKCGPCRLGFVGNQSQGCVPARTCHSPAHSPCHVHAHCLFERNGAVSCSCNVGWAGNGNVCGTDTDIDGYPDQALPCMDNNKHCKQDNCLLTPNSGQEDADNDGVGDQCDDDADGDGIKNVEDNCRLFPNKDQQNSDTDSFGDACDNCPNVPNNDQKDTDGNGEGDACDNDVDGDGIPNGLDNCPKVPNPLQTDRDEDGVGDACDSCPEMSNPTQTDADSDLVGDVCDTNEDSDGDGHQDTKDNCPQLPNSSQLDSDNDGLGDECDGDDDNDGIPDYVPPGPDNCRLVPNPNQKDSDGNGVGDVCEDDFDNDAVVDPLDVCPESAEVTLTDFRAYQTVVLDPEGDAQIDPNWVVLNQGMEIVQTMNSDPGLAVGYTAFNGVDFEGTFHVNTVTDDDYAGFLFSYQDSGRFYVVMWKQTEQTYWQATPFRAVAQPGLQLKAVTSVSGPGEHLRNALWHTGHTPDQVRLLWTDPRNVGWRDKTSYRWQLLHRPQVGYIRVKLYEGPQLVADSGVIIDTAMRGGRLGVFCFSQENIIWSNLQYRCNDTVPEDFEPFRRQLLQGRA, from the exons A TGATTGACCTGCTGACTGTGGGCGAGTCTCGGCAGATGACCGCTGTGGCAGAGAAGATCCGGACCGCCCTGCTCACTGCTGGGGACATCTACCTCTTGTCCACCTTCCGCCTGCCCCCCAAACAGGGTGGTGTGCTCTTTGGCCTCTACTCTCGGCAGGACAACACACGATGGCTGGAGGCCTCTGTTGTGGGCAAAATCAACAAAG TGCTGGTGCGGTACCAGCGGGAGGACGGCAAGGTCCACGCCGTGAACCTGCAGCAGGCGGGCCTGGCCGACGGGCGCACGCACACGGCTCTCCTGCGACTCCGAGGTCCCTCCCGACCCAGCCTCGCCCTGCAGCTCTACGTGGACTGCAAACTGGGTGACCAGCACGCCGGGCTCCCAGGGCTGGCCCCCATTCCTCCAGCGGAGGTGGATGGGCTGGAGATTAGGACCGGACAGAAGGCTTATTTGAGGATGCAG GGCTTTGTGGAGTCTATGAAAATGATTCTGGGCGGGTCCATGGCCCGGGTGGGAGCCCTGAGTGAGTGTCCGTTCCAGGGGGACGAGTCCATCCACAGAGCAG TGACCAGCGCGCTCCATTCCATCCTAG GGGAGCAGACCAAGGCGCTGGTCACCCAGCTCACCCTCTTCAACCAGATCCTGGTGGAGCTGCGGGATGACATCCGAGACCAG GTGAAGGAAATGTCCCTGATCCGAAACACCATCATGGAGTGTCAGGTGTGCG GCTTCCACGAGCAGCGTTCGCACTGCAGCCCCAACCCCTGCTTCCGCGGCGTGGACTGCATGGAGGTGTACGAGTACCCCGGCTACCGCTGCGGGCCCTGCCCCCCCGGCCTGCAGGGAAATGGCACCCACTGCAGCGACATCAATGAG TGTGCCCACGCGGACCCTTGTTTTCCTGGCGTCAGCTGCATCAACACCATGCCCGGCTTCCGCTGTGAGGCCTGTCCCCAGGGCTACAAAGGCACGCGGGTGTCCGGTGTGGGTATTGACTACGCCCGCGCCAGCAAACAG GTCTGCCAGGACATCGACGAATGCAGTGACGGTAACAACGGTGGCTGCGACCCCAACTCTATCTGCACCAACACTGTG GGTTCCTTCAAGTGTGGTCCCTGTCGCCTGGGCTTTGTGGGCAACCAGAGCCAGGGCTGTGTCCCCGCCCGCACCTGCCACAGCCCAGCCCACAGCCCCTGCCACGTCCACGCACACTGTCTCTTTGAACGCAACGGGGCCGTGTCCTGCTCG TGTAACGTGGGCTGGGCCGGGAACGGGAACGTGTGTGGGACCGACACGGACATCGACGGCTACCCGGACCAGGCCCTGCCCTGCATGGACAACAACAAACATTGCAAGCAG GACAATTGCCTTTTGACCCCCAACTCTGGCCAGGAAGATGCTGATAACGATGGCGTGGGGGACCAGTGCGACGATGATGCCGATGGCGATGGGATCAAGAATGTCGAG GACAACTGCCGGCTCTTCCCCAACAAGGACCAGCAGAACTCAGATACAGATTCATTCGGGGATGCCTGTGACAACTGCCCCAACGTTCCCAACAATGACCAGAAGGACACGGATGGCAACGGGGAAGGGGATGCCTGTGACAACGACGTGGACGGGGACG GTATCCCCAACGGACTGGACAATTGCCCTAAAGTCCCCAACCCCCTGCAGACAGACAGGGATGAGGACGGGGTGGGAGATGCGTGTGACAGCTGCCCTGAAATGAGCAATCCCACTCAG ACAGACGCAGACAGCGACCTGGTGGGGGATGTCTGTGACACCAACGAGGACAG CGACGGGGATGGACATCAGGACACCAAGGACAACTGCCCACAGCTGCCAAACAGCTCCCAGCTGGACTCCGACAACGACGGCCTTGGAGATGAGTGTGACGGGGACGATGACAACGATGGGATCCCAGATTATGTGCCTCCTGGTCCCGACAACTGTCGCCTGGTTCCCAATCCCAATCAGAAGGACTCAGATG GCAATGGCGTTGGTGACGTGTGTGAGGATGACTTTGACAATGATGCGGTGGTTGACCCCCTGGACGTGTGTCCCGAAAGTGCGGAGGTGACCCTCACGGATTTTCGGGCCTATCAGACGGTTGTCCTGGATCCTGAGGGTGATGCCCAGATTGACCCAAACTGGGTGGTGCTCAACCAG GGCATGGAAATCGTTCAGACCATGAACAGTGACCCCGGCCTGGCCGTTG GATACACAGCCTTCAACGGTGTGGACTTCGAAGGCACCTTCCACGTGAACACGGTCACAGATGACGACTACGCAGGCTTTCTCTTCAGCTATCAGGACAGCGGCCGCTTCTACGTGGTCATGTGGAAGCAGACGGAGCAGACGTATTGGCAGGCCACCCCTTTCCGGGCGGTGGCTCAGCCCGGGCTGCAGCTCAAG GCAGTGACATCCGTGTCTGGCCCAGGTGAACATCTCCGGAATGCCCTGTGGCATACCGGCCACACCCCCGATCAGGTGCGACTGCTGTGGACTGACCCCCGGAACGTGGGCTGGCGGGACAAGACCTCCTACCGCTGGCAGCTACTGCACCGGCCTCAAGTCGGCTACATTCG GGTGAAGCTCTATGAGGGCCCTCAGCTGGTGGCAGACTCCGGGGTGATCATTGACACGGCCATGCGAGGGGGGCGCCTTGGCGTATTCTGCTTCTCCCAAGAAAACATCATTTGGTCCAATCTCCAGTATCGATGCAATG ACACCGTGCCCGAGGACTTCGAGCCATTCCGGAGGCAGCTGCTCCAGGGAAGAGCGTGA
- the THBS3 gene encoding thrombospondin-3 isoform X2, with product MPCLPRAARVEFQEVIDLLTVGESRQMTAVAEKIRTALLTAGDIYLLSTFRLPPKQGGVLFGLYSRQDNTRWLEASVVGKINKVLVRYQREDGKVHAVNLQQAGLADGRTHTALLRLRGPSRPSLALQLYVDCKLGDQHAGLPGLAPIPPAEVDGLEIRTGQKAYLRMQGFVESMKMILGGSMARVGALSECPFQGDESIHRAVTSALHSILGEQTKALVTQLTLFNQILVELRDDIRDQVKEMSLIRNTIMECQVCGFHEQRSHCSPNPCFRGVDCMEVYEYPGYRCGPCPPGLQGNGTHCSDINECAHADPCFPGVSCINTMPGFRCEACPQGYKGTRVSGVGIDYARASKQVCQDIDECSDGNNGGCDPNSICTNTVGSFKCGPCRLGFVGNQSQGCVPARTCHSPAHSPCHVHAHCLFERNGAVSCSCNVGWAGNGNVCGTDTDIDGYPDQALPCMDNNKHCKQDNCLLTPNSGQEDADNDGVGDQCDDDADGDGIKNVEDNCRLFPNKDQQNSDTDSFGDACDNCPNVPNNDQKDTDGNGEGDACDNDVDGDGIPNGLDNCPKVPNPLQTDRDEDGVGDACDSCPEMSNPTQTDADSDLVGDVCDTNEDSDGDGHQDTKDNCPQLPNSSQLDSDNDGLGDECDGDDDNDGIPDYVPPGPDNCRLVPNPNQKDSDGNGVGDVCEDDFDNDAVVDPLDVCPESAEVTLTDFRAYQTVVLDPEGDAQIDPNWVVLNQGMEIVQTMNSDPGLAVGYTAFNGVDFEGTFHVNTVTDDDYAGFLFSYQDSGRFYVVMWKQTEQTYWQATPFRAVAQPGLQLKAVTSVSGPGEHLRNALWHTGHTPDQVRLLWTDPRNVGWRDKTSYRWQLLHRPQVGYIRVKLYEGPQLVADSGVIIDTAMRGGRLGVFCFSQENIIWSNLQYRCNDTVPEDFEPFRRQLLQGRA from the exons ATGCCCTGTCTTCCCAGAGCAGCAAGGGTTGAGTTTCAAGAAG TGATTGACCTGCTGACTGTGGGCGAGTCTCGGCAGATGACCGCTGTGGCAGAGAAGATCCGGACCGCCCTGCTCACTGCTGGGGACATCTACCTCTTGTCCACCTTCCGCCTGCCCCCCAAACAGGGTGGTGTGCTCTTTGGCCTCTACTCTCGGCAGGACAACACACGATGGCTGGAGGCCTCTGTTGTGGGCAAAATCAACAAAG TGCTGGTGCGGTACCAGCGGGAGGACGGCAAGGTCCACGCCGTGAACCTGCAGCAGGCGGGCCTGGCCGACGGGCGCACGCACACGGCTCTCCTGCGACTCCGAGGTCCCTCCCGACCCAGCCTCGCCCTGCAGCTCTACGTGGACTGCAAACTGGGTGACCAGCACGCCGGGCTCCCAGGGCTGGCCCCCATTCCTCCAGCGGAGGTGGATGGGCTGGAGATTAGGACCGGACAGAAGGCTTATTTGAGGATGCAG GGCTTTGTGGAGTCTATGAAAATGATTCTGGGCGGGTCCATGGCCCGGGTGGGAGCCCTGAGTGAGTGTCCGTTCCAGGGGGACGAGTCCATCCACAGAGCAG TGACCAGCGCGCTCCATTCCATCCTAG GGGAGCAGACCAAGGCGCTGGTCACCCAGCTCACCCTCTTCAACCAGATCCTGGTGGAGCTGCGGGATGACATCCGAGACCAG GTGAAGGAAATGTCCCTGATCCGAAACACCATCATGGAGTGTCAGGTGTGCG GCTTCCACGAGCAGCGTTCGCACTGCAGCCCCAACCCCTGCTTCCGCGGCGTGGACTGCATGGAGGTGTACGAGTACCCCGGCTACCGCTGCGGGCCCTGCCCCCCCGGCCTGCAGGGAAATGGCACCCACTGCAGCGACATCAATGAG TGTGCCCACGCGGACCCTTGTTTTCCTGGCGTCAGCTGCATCAACACCATGCCCGGCTTCCGCTGTGAGGCCTGTCCCCAGGGCTACAAAGGCACGCGGGTGTCCGGTGTGGGTATTGACTACGCCCGCGCCAGCAAACAG GTCTGCCAGGACATCGACGAATGCAGTGACGGTAACAACGGTGGCTGCGACCCCAACTCTATCTGCACCAACACTGTG GGTTCCTTCAAGTGTGGTCCCTGTCGCCTGGGCTTTGTGGGCAACCAGAGCCAGGGCTGTGTCCCCGCCCGCACCTGCCACAGCCCAGCCCACAGCCCCTGCCACGTCCACGCACACTGTCTCTTTGAACGCAACGGGGCCGTGTCCTGCTCG TGTAACGTGGGCTGGGCCGGGAACGGGAACGTGTGTGGGACCGACACGGACATCGACGGCTACCCGGACCAGGCCCTGCCCTGCATGGACAACAACAAACATTGCAAGCAG GACAATTGCCTTTTGACCCCCAACTCTGGCCAGGAAGATGCTGATAACGATGGCGTGGGGGACCAGTGCGACGATGATGCCGATGGCGATGGGATCAAGAATGTCGAG GACAACTGCCGGCTCTTCCCCAACAAGGACCAGCAGAACTCAGATACAGATTCATTCGGGGATGCCTGTGACAACTGCCCCAACGTTCCCAACAATGACCAGAAGGACACGGATGGCAACGGGGAAGGGGATGCCTGTGACAACGACGTGGACGGGGACG GTATCCCCAACGGACTGGACAATTGCCCTAAAGTCCCCAACCCCCTGCAGACAGACAGGGATGAGGACGGGGTGGGAGATGCGTGTGACAGCTGCCCTGAAATGAGCAATCCCACTCAG ACAGACGCAGACAGCGACCTGGTGGGGGATGTCTGTGACACCAACGAGGACAG CGACGGGGATGGACATCAGGACACCAAGGACAACTGCCCACAGCTGCCAAACAGCTCCCAGCTGGACTCCGACAACGACGGCCTTGGAGATGAGTGTGACGGGGACGATGACAACGATGGGATCCCAGATTATGTGCCTCCTGGTCCCGACAACTGTCGCCTGGTTCCCAATCCCAATCAGAAGGACTCAGATG GCAATGGCGTTGGTGACGTGTGTGAGGATGACTTTGACAATGATGCGGTGGTTGACCCCCTGGACGTGTGTCCCGAAAGTGCGGAGGTGACCCTCACGGATTTTCGGGCCTATCAGACGGTTGTCCTGGATCCTGAGGGTGATGCCCAGATTGACCCAAACTGGGTGGTGCTCAACCAG GGCATGGAAATCGTTCAGACCATGAACAGTGACCCCGGCCTGGCCGTTG GATACACAGCCTTCAACGGTGTGGACTTCGAAGGCACCTTCCACGTGAACACGGTCACAGATGACGACTACGCAGGCTTTCTCTTCAGCTATCAGGACAGCGGCCGCTTCTACGTGGTCATGTGGAAGCAGACGGAGCAGACGTATTGGCAGGCCACCCCTTTCCGGGCGGTGGCTCAGCCCGGGCTGCAGCTCAAG GCAGTGACATCCGTGTCTGGCCCAGGTGAACATCTCCGGAATGCCCTGTGGCATACCGGCCACACCCCCGATCAGGTGCGACTGCTGTGGACTGACCCCCGGAACGTGGGCTGGCGGGACAAGACCTCCTACCGCTGGCAGCTACTGCACCGGCCTCAAGTCGGCTACATTCG GGTGAAGCTCTATGAGGGCCCTCAGCTGGTGGCAGACTCCGGGGTGATCATTGACACGGCCATGCGAGGGGGGCGCCTTGGCGTATTCTGCTTCTCCCAAGAAAACATCATTTGGTCCAATCTCCAGTATCGATGCAATG ACACCGTGCCCGAGGACTTCGAGCCATTCCGGAGGCAGCTGCTCCAGGGAAGAGCGTGA